Proteins found in one Clostridium kluyveri DSM 555 genomic segment:
- a CDS encoding EcsC family protein translates to MDSYESKVLKELLAWQKKMTKNAGFTNNFTKGIQKKLNSIVPEKANIIITGSIKNMVKGVIFTCKYISKNPLHSLNLKNRESIAREKIESYRKAAMLSGAGTGAGGILLSLADFPILLSLKIKFLFDIAGIYGFDLKNYKERLYILYIFQIAFSSQKRRNEIYNIMSHWNDHSKSLPMNKDDFDWRTFQQEYRDYIDIAKMLQMVPGIGAVVGAYANYKLMDKLGNTSMNAYRLRILDNIKN, encoded by the coding sequence ATGGATTCATATGAAAGTAAAGTTTTAAAAGAATTATTAGCTTGGCAGAAAAAGATGACTAAAAATGCCGGTTTCACAAATAATTTTACCAAGGGTATCCAGAAAAAATTAAATAGCATTGTCCCTGAAAAAGCCAACATTATAATTACTGGCTCCATAAAAAACATGGTAAAGGGGGTAATATTCACTTGCAAATATATCTCAAAAAATCCACTTCACAGTTTAAATCTAAAGAATAGGGAAAGTATAGCAAGGGAAAAAATAGAATCTTACAGAAAAGCTGCGATGTTAAGCGGAGCAGGAACCGGAGCAGGAGGTATTCTTTTAAGCTTAGCAGATTTCCCTATTCTTTTAAGCTTAAAGATAAAATTTTTATTTGATATAGCAGGTATTTACGGCTTTGATTTAAAGAATTATAAAGAAAGGTTATATATTTTATATATATTTCAAATAGCATTCTCAAGTCAAAAGAGAAGAAATGAAATTTATAACATTATGTCTCATTGGAATGATCATTCTAAATCTCTTCCAATGAATAAAGATGATTTTGATTGGAGGACTTTCCAGCAGGAATATAGAGACTATATAGATATTGCAAAGATGCTTCAAATGGTACCTGGAATTGGTGCAGTAGTTGGTGCTTATGCTAATTACAAGCTTATGGATAAATTGGGGAACACCAGTATGAATGCATATAGACTTAGAATTTTAGACAACATTAAAAATTAA
- a CDS encoding TraR/DksA C4-type zinc finger protein — protein sequence MDDKLLRNLKYKLESQKNEAYNLLKQMGKNETIKSNTEMSAELSFYDNHPADSASSIYDKERGIAFEKNEKIIIRKIEDALKNIENGTYGICKKCGKNINENRLESIPYTEYCIDCQRTIDNIKPAEKRNRPAEEEVIKHTLDLGYDSQTEFDAEDSYQSVGKFNRRKNIIEEYEDEDEEYVEPIERISNEQYKNQLY from the coding sequence ATGGATGATAAATTGCTAAGAAATCTAAAATACAAATTAGAATCACAAAAGAATGAAGCGTATAATTTATTAAAACAAATGGGAAAAAATGAAACCATAAAATCCAATACTGAAATGTCTGCGGAATTATCTTTTTATGACAATCACCCTGCAGATAGCGCCAGCAGTATATATGATAAGGAAAGAGGAATAGCTTTCGAAAAAAATGAAAAAATTATTATAAGAAAAATAGAAGATGCTTTAAAAAACATAGAAAATGGCACCTATGGTATATGCAAAAAATGCGGAAAAAATATAAACGAAAATAGGTTAGAATCTATTCCCTACACTGAGTATTGTATTGACTGTCAAAGAACTATTGATAATATAAAACCTGCTGAAAAAAGAAATAGGCCTGCAGAAGAAGAAGTTATTAAACATACCCTTGATCTGGGATATGATAGTCAGACAGAATTTGATGCAGAGGATAGTTACCAATCTGTAGGAAAATTTAATAGAAGAAAAAATATAATTGAAGAATATGAGGATGAAGATGAAGAATATGTTGAGCCTATAGAAAGAATAAGTAACGAACAGTATAAAAATCAATTATACTAG